A part of Chthonomonadales bacterium genomic DNA contains:
- a CDS encoding type IV pilus twitching motility protein PilT yields the protein MVSVDQLLYTTVHHQGSDLHIKAESPPLVRIHGDLIQLEMDPLTADETKLLALSVLNDVQRARFEEELELDFAYEIAGLARFRGNIYQQRGAVQAAFRVIPLRIQTMDELSLPRVCQYFSERPRGLVLVTGPAGSGKSTTQAAMVDYINGQYPLHIVTVEDPIEFIHEDREALINQRELDTDTLSFANALKFVLRQDPDVILIGEMRDLETIHLAITAAETGHLVFGTLHTTDAVQTVDRVIDVFPTHQQQQVRMQMAVNLVGVISQTLIKRADGQGRVAAFETLVAISAVKNLIRENKTYQIASLIQTGQRHGMHSLDQSLADLAKRGLVRYEDALEKASNVQEFKALADDARPA from the coding sequence GCTCGGACCTGCACATCAAGGCGGAGAGCCCACCGCTCGTCCGCATCCACGGCGACCTGATCCAGCTCGAGATGGACCCTCTCACGGCGGACGAGACGAAGCTGCTCGCGCTTAGCGTGCTCAATGATGTGCAGCGCGCGCGGTTCGAGGAGGAGCTAGAGCTCGACTTCGCCTACGAGATCGCCGGCCTCGCGCGCTTCCGCGGCAACATCTACCAGCAGCGTGGGGCCGTGCAGGCGGCCTTCCGGGTGATCCCGCTTCGCATCCAGACGATGGACGAACTCAGCCTCCCGCGCGTGTGCCAGTACTTCTCGGAGCGCCCGCGTGGCCTGGTGCTGGTGACCGGCCCGGCCGGCTCGGGAAAGTCAACCACGCAGGCCGCGATGGTCGACTACATCAATGGCCAGTACCCGTTGCACATCGTCACCGTCGAGGACCCCATCGAGTTCATCCACGAGGATCGCGAGGCGCTGATCAACCAGCGCGAGCTGGACACGGACACGCTCTCATTTGCCAACGCGCTCAAGTTCGTGCTCCGGCAGGACCCGGACGTCATCCTGATCGGCGAGATGCGCGACCTGGAGACGATCCACCTGGCCATCACGGCCGCGGAGACCGGCCACCTGGTCTTCGGCACGCTCCACACGACGGATGCCGTGCAGACGGTCGACCGCGTCATCGACGTGTTCCCCACGCACCAGCAGCAGCAGGTCCGTATGCAGATGGCCGTCAACCTGGTCGGCGTCATCTCCCAGACGCTCATCAAGCGAGCGGATGGGCAGGGGCGCGTGGCCGCCTTTGAGACGCTCGTGGCGATCTCGGCCGTCAAGAACCTGATTCGGGAGAACAAGACCTACCAGATCGCGTCGCTCATTCAGACCGGGCAGCGCCACGGGATGCACTCGCTTGACCAGTCGCTGGCTGACCTGGCGAAGCGAGGACTCGTGCGCTACGAGGATGCGCTCGAGAAGGCCAGCAACGTTCAGGAGTTCAAGGCGCTGGCGGACGACGCCCGGCCCGCGTAG